In a genomic window of Cytobacillus sp. FSL H8-0458:
- a CDS encoding SRPBCC family protein has product MKRSIQVSAQIAYKALIDLDSAKDWTIGLVGIEREDSGPLKVGSQWKETRKMFGKEASEHFEVIELDEPNKIVMRCDETKGTTGKGEFIFTYIIVSPGDTSDVTLLGEIKGLTGFSKWFG; this is encoded by the coding sequence ATGAAAAGATCCATTCAGGTATCTGCACAAATTGCCTACAAAGCTTTAATAGATCTTGATTCGGCAAAGGACTGGACGATTGGTCTAGTTGGAATAGAGCGGGAGGACAGCGGGCCATTAAAAGTGGGGAGTCAGTGGAAAGAGACAAGGAAAATGTTTGGAAAAGAAGCTTCCGAACATTTTGAAGTTATCGAACTCGATGAGCCAAATAAAATTGTGATGCGCTGTGATGAAACCAAAGGAACAACAGGCAAAGGAGAATTTATATTTACATACATAATCGTTTCACCAGGTGATACTTCAGATGTTACATTACTTGGTGAGATTAAGGGACTCACAGGCTTTTCAAAATGGTTTGGATAG
- the guaC gene encoding GMP reductase yields the protein MENVFDYEDIQLIPAKSIVNSRSECDTTVFLGDRAFKLPVVPANMQTIVDEKIAVYLAENGYFYIMHRFEPEKRISFMEDMKARGLYSSISVGVKEGEYAFIQQIADEKLSPEYITIDIAHGHSNAVIQMIQHIKKYLPQSFVIAGNVGTPEAVRELENAGADATKVGIGPGKVCITKIKTGFGTGGWQLAALRWCAKAASKPIIADGGLRTNGDIAKSIRFGATMVMIGSLFAGHEESPGKTIENEKDGKLYKEYFGSASEFQKGEKKNVEGKRILVEHKGSLADTLKEMEQDLQSSISYAGGNKLDAIRHVDYVIVKNSIFNGDRVF from the coding sequence ATGGAAAATGTATTCGATTATGAAGATATTCAATTAATTCCCGCAAAAAGTATCGTCAATAGCCGATCTGAATGTGATACAACGGTCTTCCTGGGGGACCGTGCGTTTAAACTGCCTGTGGTGCCTGCTAACATGCAGACGATTGTAGATGAGAAAATTGCCGTATACTTAGCAGAGAACGGATATTTTTATATCATGCATCGATTCGAACCGGAGAAGCGAATTTCTTTTATGGAAGATATGAAGGCACGGGGATTATACTCTTCGATCAGTGTTGGCGTCAAAGAAGGCGAGTATGCGTTTATACAGCAAATAGCTGATGAAAAGCTGTCACCGGAATACATTACCATTGATATAGCCCATGGCCATTCCAATGCTGTCATCCAAATGATTCAGCATATTAAGAAATACCTTCCTCAAAGCTTTGTGATTGCTGGCAATGTCGGAACCCCGGAAGCAGTCAGAGAATTAGAGAATGCTGGAGCTGATGCAACAAAGGTTGGCATTGGACCTGGCAAGGTATGCATCACAAAAATTAAAACAGGATTCGGAACGGGCGGCTGGCAATTAGCTGCACTTCGCTGGTGTGCAAAGGCAGCAAGCAAACCGATCATAGCAGATGGAGGTCTTCGCACCAATGGTGACATTGCCAAATCGATTCGATTTGGTGCAACAATGGTGATGATTGGTTCCTTGTTTGCAGGACATGAGGAGTCACCTGGAAAAACCATTGAGAATGAGAAAGACGGAAAGCTCTATAAAGAATACTTTGGCTCAGCCTCTGAATTTCAAAAAGGCGAAAAGAAAAATGTTGAAGGCAAGAGAATTTTAGTAGAGCACAAAGGATCATTAGCAGATACGCTGAAAGAAATGGAGCAGGATCTCCAGTCCTCCATTTCTTACGCTGGCGGCAACAAGCTGGATGCCATCCGTCATGTTGATTATGTTATTGTAAAGAATTCGATCTTTAATGGCGACAGGGTATTTTAA